In Aedes albopictus strain Foshan chromosome 3, AalbF5, whole genome shotgun sequence, the following are encoded in one genomic region:
- the LOC115260213 gene encoding superoxide dismutase [Mn], mitochondrial: MLALRSVVLGSSRNVAAVLGCRNKHTLPDLPYDFGALEPVICREIMEVHHQKHHNAYVTNLNAAEEQLKEAVAKNDASKIIQLGSALKFNGGGHINHSIFWKNLSPDRSDPSAELKKLLDRDLQGLDNFKKEMKAAAVAVQGSGWAWLGYNKKTKALQVAACPNQDPLEATTGLVPLFGIDVWEHAYYLQYKNLRPNYVDAIWDVVNWKDVSERLAKAQ, encoded by the exons ATGTTGGCTCTTCGAAGTGTTGTTCTGGGATCTTCCAG AAATGTTGCGGCCGTTCTGGGATGCCGCAACAAGCACACCCTGCCAGATCTGCCATATGACTTCGGCGCTCTGGAGCCGGTCATCTGCCGCGAAATTATGGAG GTTCACCACCAGAAGCACCACAATGCCTACGTTACGAATCTGAACGCCGCCGAGGAGCAGCTGAAGGAAGCCGTCGCCAAGAATGACGCTTCCAAGATCATTCAGCTGGGTAGTGCCCTCAAGTTCAACGGCGGTGGCCACATCAACCATtccattttctggaagaatctctcgccGGATCGGTCGGATCCGTCGGCCGagttgaagaaactgctggatcgCGACTTGCAGGGATTGGACAACTTCAAGAAGGAAATGAAAGCGGCTGCGGTGGCCGTGCAGGGATCGGGCTGGGCTTGGCTGGGCTATAACAAGAAGACCAAAGCTCTGCAGGTTGCTGCCTGTCCGAACCAGGACCCTCTGGAAGCCACTACCG GCCTGGTCCCGCTGTTCGGAATCGACGTTTGGGAGCATGCGTACTATTTGCAATACAAAAATCTGAGACCGAACTACGTCGATGCCATTTGGGATGTCGTCAACTGGAAGGATGTCTCCGAGCGTTTGGCCAAGGCACAATAA